The DNA segment CTGCATCACAATAGCAATAACCGCAACCTCGGCATGGGAGGTGCTGAATTCTGTTCCAGAGCCCGGTCGGGTTGTAGATGGAGCGGCAATTACCTATGGTGGGGACCGGGTATGGGGTGTTTTCCCCAATCCGGATTCTGAAATTACCTATCTTTTATACTACAACCCCAATGATAACCAGTGGCATTTGCCCAGTGAACCTGAAGTAGCCTTTGAGATGTTGAAGCACACAGGTATTACATACGATTGGAAATATGACGACATCGTGTTTATCATCGGCGAGGAGGATGGCGAACCAATGCTCTACTGGTATATTCCTTCCACAGAAGAATGGGACTATGATGATATTGTGGATTTCTCGCTTGATGATGGCGCAAGTATTGCCTACCGACCCAATCCTTACCACTGCATGTTGTATCCGATCCCGGGCTGGCTTTACTGCCTGCCTGGCGGAGACAGAGAGTTCTGGCGTTACTGGATTCCAAGTCCCTGGGGTCCGGTTGCGGTGGATGGCATCTATCCAGGTCAAGGAGCGACTATCGCTGACCAGACACCGGTTTTCATCTGGGAGGAGGTTCCGTATGCTGTTGAATATCGGCTTGTGGTGGCAACCGACCCCAACTTTTTCACGACAATCATTGATGTAACAACCGCTACACCGGAGTATCAGGTTGAGACAGAGATGGAAAACGGCACCTATTACTGGAAGACCGCTTCCCGTTCATCCAGCAGCACTTGGAACTGGAGCGAAGTGCACACCTTCACACTTCAGGGTGGCTGGGAGCAACTGGACAGCATTCCGGAATATATTAACGAAGGCGCGGCGCTGGCATATGAACCTAACTACTACGGCACTGAGTGTCTGGTTGCCTTTATAGGAAGTTCCACTCATTGTTACCGTTACGACTTGAATCCTGCTGGCTCTTGGGTTCGTATCCACGACAGTAGAACCCAGAATCCGGGTTCAGCTCTTGCAACCAGAGTGCTTAAACCGCCATACCCCACATCGCGCTGGGGAATATTCGGAGGATACGACTCCCTGTATGAGCATGCACCTCCCATTGGATGGACAGCATATGGTGATGAAGAAGCTGTTTTGCCAAAGTTACTTGGTCCTGGTGCCTCACTTGCTTATTTCCCTGGAGACGACTCAAACTACCTCTACCTGATTGTTGGCGAAGATGATGAGGACAACGCAAGAAATGATTTTTACCGGTTGCGGATACCATTATTCCTTGATGATTCAGGAGACGGAGACGGCGGTCAGACCGCCTACATTCAATCTATTCCTCAGCAGACGCGGATTATCAACTCTAACAGGAGTATTACGATAGAATACAGTCTGGACACACCCGCGAATGTCCGTATTTCGGTATATGACGCCATTGGCAGGTTGATTAAGGCTTTACACGCAGGACATCAACGCGCAGGTGCTCATCAGTTACACTGGGAGGCGCAAACCTCAGGCGCTTGTTTCGTCCTTCTTGACATCGGCGATAAACAGGTTAGACTCAAGACAGTGGTGAGGTAGAATAAAAAGGGAGGGGTGGAAACACCACCCCTCCCATACAGAGGTTTATGATGAACAGATTGCTGATTTTGTTTATTCCGCTGATGCTTTTCGGACAGGTTGAGGTGGATACAGTGATTTATCCACCATTACCCAGTGGTCATTATCTGCTCGATGGGTTCTTTATCCCGGAACTCAATAAACTTTATATCTTCACCGGCACAATTTCAGGTCCAAGTTCTGTTATTGTTCTGGACTGCTCAACCTATCAGTATAAGACCGAGTTCTGGTGGTCCTGGGGCCAAGGTCAGGCTTTTTTTACCTGGAACAGGCGCAGGGGAAAATTTTATTTCACCACAAACGGAGGACCTGACAGCACACTGGTCATTGATGCGGTTGCCGATACGGTAATACAGGTTTTTAGGCGTTACAATTTTGTTTATGTCCCCTGTTTTGACCGCTTCTATGGCGCGCGGGGAGAAACCCTGTTCGTATTTGACGGTGCCACCGACTCAATTATCAAACGAATTCCATCTCCAATTCCCCCTTACAAATTTGCTTATACTTCTGTGGACTCGGTGAACAATAAGATATATGTGGTGATGCTTGCGTTTCAAAGCCCTTTTCTGGTTGGTGTATTTGACTGTGCCGTTGACTCCTTTTTGAAATTTATTGATGTGAGTGGAACTTTCTACCCACCTTATCTGATGAACTTCAATTACACCTACAGAAAGGCATATTTTGTTCCACGCAGCCTTGATGGCTACGCCGGTGTCATTGACACAAAAAATGATACCGTCCGCAGATATTTTCCCATCCGGGTGTGGGTGGGATACGAGAATCCGGTAGCAGTGAACCATACAGACAACAAGGTCTATATTGCAGGAACTAACCCTCAAGGCGGACCAGATACGCTACTATATGTGATAGACTGTGACACTGACTCAATCGTCAAAAAAGTTACCCACTATGGATATGCTGCCTTGTATGTGCGCTGGGTGCCCTGGAGCAACCGGGTGTACTTCGCCCACTACCAAGACACAATACTTTGGGTTCTTGATTGCCAGACCGATTCCATTATTGCTGGGCTCTGTCTTGGTGGTTGGGCACCTGTGGACCTCCAGTTTGACCCGATTCGCCAGCGCATCTTTGCGATTGGTGCTGGCTATGATATTAATGCCATCTATGTCCTGCGGGATGTTGTGCCGGGTGTGGAGGAGAAAAAAGTGGAGATGAGTGGCAATCTCTCTCTGCCGACTGTCATCCGCAATGTGCTGAAATGGGAGCCGGTCTCCGGTCATCGGTCTTCGGTCCTTCTTGATGTGAGCGGTCGCAAGGTCCTTGACCTTTTGCCCGGTGCCAATGATATTCGCCATCTTGCGCCTGGGGTATATTTTGTGCACATATTATCAGATAATAAAACCAGACCGGTGGTGATAGTTAAATAGAGTTTATACTATTCAATCCATTCAACATCCCCAAGGCTCAGGTCCTCTTTGGTAACATTGCCCATTATGACCATAATGTAATGGTCGGGCTTTAGGTGTTCTTTTGCCGCTTTGTTGACCTGTTCAAGGGTGGTGGCGCGGACCTTTTCCGGAAATGTTTCGAGCCAGTCAATGCCATAACCGTAGAGTTCAAGGTTGTCAAGCTGGTCAAGTTTGCCCTGGTTGGAACTGTAGGTTAAAGGGAATGAGCCGGTGAAGTAGTTGTGCGCCTTTAGGAGTTCTTGGGGTGTTGCACCAGACTCATGCATTTTTCTTACCTCGCCAAACATCTTTGCTATTGCCTCCTTTGGTTTGGCGGTCTGAACCGTGGCGCGAAAGGCACCGGGTAGGAGCCGGCGGTCAAACCAGCAGCGAACATCATAGGCAAGTCCTGCATATTCCCTGACCGCCAGACCCATCCTTGATGAGAGTGGTGGACCACCAAGGATATAGGACATCAATCTGACCGGTATCAGGTCAGTATTCAATGCCGATATGCCCGAATGGCCGAACTGGATATAGGTCTGGTTCATATCATTGCGGGTGATGATTTTTACCTTGGTCTTTTCCGGCAGGATTGGCGCAGGGGCAACTGCTGATTCAACCATACCCCGCTGCCAGAAACCAAATCTTCGGGCAACCTCATCTTTAATGGTTTCGTGCTCAACATCGCCGACAACAACGATAAAGCAGTTATTGGGCACAAACTGCTTCTGGTGGAACTGATGGAGGTCATCAATGGTGATTTTGGGAATGGTATTGGTATCACCGCGTACTGGCAGGGCGTAGCGATGGTTGCCGAATAAAAGCCGGTCAAACTCCATTGAAACAACCGCACTGGGATTGTCATAGGAGCGCCGGGCAGCAGTTAAAGCCTCCTCACGGGCGCGGTCAAATTCAGGTTTGGGGAAGGCAGGGTTAAGGACGATGTCGGCGATGATGTCCAGTCCGGTGGATAAATCTTTCGCCAAGAGCCGGAGATAGACATAGGAGTGGTCAAAGTCGGCACCGGAATAATAACGGGCACCAAGGAAGTCAAGGATTGAGGCGAGGGAGTCGGCTGAAATGGATTTTGTGCCGCGCAAAAGCATCTGGGCACAGAGGCTGGCGATACCGGCTTTTTCCACAGGGTCGAAGGCGGCACCGGCACGACAGGTAAATGAGATGTCAACCATTGGCAGGCGGTGGTCTTCATAGGTAAGTATGACAAGTCCGTTGTCAAGGGTGTCACGGTAAAGGGGGAGGGAGAGTAGCGAATTGGCTGACATGAGAATGCAAGACGCAAAGGGCAAGATGACCAATGCAAAATTGTTTTTCATTTTGGCTCCTTTTTCTCTGGAACAAGGATGCCGACGATACGCCGATTTTCAGTCAGATATTTCTCGGCAAATCTCATAATCTGTTCAGGGGTTGCCTGTTCTACTTGGGCAATCTGGTTGATAAATGTCCGCCAGTTACCGGTAGTGATATGAGATGTTGCCAAGAGGTAGGCGATGCCAGAGACATCGTCCCGTTCGAATATGTAGTCGGCAATGACCCGATTTTTCACACGGGTCAATTCCCGTTCGGTTACCGGTTCATTTTTTATCCTTTCCAATTCCTGATAAACAATCCTTTCAATTCTTGGAATCAGGGTTTCGGATTTGGGGGTAATCATAAAATACATCAGTCCCGGGTCTTTTTCGACCGAGTTCCACGCTGAAACCGAGGTGGCAAGTGCGGAGTCGAGAACAAGGGCGCGGTAGAGCCTGGAGTTGCGACCGGCACCAAGGATGCTGGCGATAACATCGCCGATGATGTACAGTGAATCCCTGATCCCAGGGGTAGGGAATCCGATAAGGAGGGTCGGGACTGATACCCTTTTGCGGATGGTGACGCGGCGTTCACCAGCAGGCTCGGGTTCAATATTATAATAGTCAGCCCTTTTTACCGGTCTGCCTTTAACCTTGCCAAAATACCTTTCCACCTTGGCACGCACTTCAGCTGGTCTGATATCACCAGCAATCACTAACACAGCATTTGCTGGATTGTAGTAGCGCTGGTACCACTCTCGAACCTTTTCTACGGTGTAGTTGGCAACATCATCAGACCAGCCGATGGTCGGGTTCCGATGGGGATGGACAAGATTGGCAATCGCCTCAAACTGCTCCCAGAGTGTGGAAGTTGGACGGTTGTCCCAAAGCCGGCGTTCCTCAGCCACAACCTGATGCTCGCTTTCAAACTCCGAGTCGGGAAAGATACACCTTGCCATCCTTGCCGCCTCAAGTTTCAGTGCCAGTTCCCAGCGGTCTCGGGCAATCTCTTCGTAATAACCGGTGTAATAGGTGGAGGTGAAGCCGTTGTTGAACGCACCAACCGAGTCAAGGATACGGTCAAAATCTCCAGGTTTGTAGATGTCGGTATGTTTGAAGGTCATATGCTCAAGCATATGGGAGATACCGGTGTGTCCAGTCTGTTCGTCATAGGAGCCAACACGGTAATAGATATTTACCGAGACCACCGGTGCGGATGAGTCAACATAGCCGATTACCTCAAGACCGTTTTTCAGTTTGAATTCAAAGATGCGGGACTCAATCGGCTCGGAAAGGCTGTTAGATAATAAAAAAAGTAATATCAGGCTCATCATAATTTTCTTATAAAAATCTCAATGCTCTTGCACTTCCATCAGAGACAATCCCGATGAGGTTACGGTTCTTCGCCGCCAGCGCCAAGGTTATAAGAATCACAGGGACAAATAATAATGTATTAATGAGAGGTGTCAAAGGATTAATGCCGAAGGTGGGAGTCGAACCCACAAGCCCATCGCTGAGCGGCGGATTTTGAGTCCGCTGCGTCTGCCAATTCCGCCACTTCGGCCGACATTTTAATTTTAGAAGGTCAGAGGTTAAAGTCAAGTGGCGGTTATCTTTGACATCAAGGGAATGTCTGCTACTTTTATTCAATGCCGAGAATAGGTGTCCTTTTTTTGTCAATTTTGATTCTGTCCTGTGGCAGCAGGGTGGAAA comes from the candidate division WOR-3 bacterium genome and includes:
- a CDS encoding DUF4962 domain-containing protein → MLRVILCITIAITATSAWEVLNSVPEPGRVVDGAAITYGGDRVWGVFPNPDSEITYLLYYNPNDNQWHLPSEPEVAFEMLKHTGITYDWKYDDIVFIIGEEDGEPMLYWYIPSTEEWDYDDIVDFSLDDGASIAYRPNPYHCMLYPIPGWLYCLPGGDREFWRYWIPSPWGPVAVDGIYPGQGATIADQTPVFIWEEVPYAVEYRLVVATDPNFFTTIIDVTTATPEYQVETEMENGTYYWKTASRSSSSTWNWSEVHTFTLQGGWEQLDSIPEYINEGAALAYEPNYYGTECLVAFIGSSTHCYRYDLNPAGSWVRIHDSRTQNPGSALATRVLKPPYPTSRWGIFGGYDSLYEHAPPIGWTAYGDEEAVLPKLLGPGASLAYFPGDDSNYLYLIVGEDDEDNARNDFYRLRIPLFLDDSGDGDGGQTAYIQSIPQQTRIINSNRSITIEYSLDTPANVRISVYDAIGRLIKALHAGHQRAGAHQLHWEAQTSGACFVLLDIGDKQVRLKTVVR
- a CDS encoding pitrilysin family protein; this encodes MKNNFALVILPFASCILMSANSLLSLPLYRDTLDNGLVILTYEDHRLPMVDISFTCRAGAAFDPVEKAGIASLCAQMLLRGTKSISADSLASILDFLGARYYSGADFDHSYVYLRLLAKDLSTGLDIIADIVLNPAFPKPEFDRAREEALTAARRSYDNPSAVVSMEFDRLLFGNHRYALPVRGDTNTIPKITIDDLHQFHQKQFVPNNCFIVVVGDVEHETIKDEVARRFGFWQRGMVESAVAPAPILPEKTKVKIITRNDMNQTYIQFGHSGISALNTDLIPVRLMSYILGGPPLSSRMGLAVREYAGLAYDVRCWFDRRLLPGAFRATVQTAKPKEAIAKMFGEVRKMHESGATPQELLKAHNYFTGSFPLTYSSNQGKLDQLDNLELYGYGIDWLETFPEKVRATTLEQVNKAAKEHLKPDHYIMVIMGNVTKEDLSLGDVEWIE
- a CDS encoding pitrilysin family protein, whose translation is MMSLILLFLLSNSLSEPIESRIFEFKLKNGLEVIGYVDSSAPVVSVNIYYRVGSYDEQTGHTGISHMLEHMTFKHTDIYKPGDFDRILDSVGAFNNGFTSTYYTGYYEEIARDRWELALKLEAARMARCIFPDSEFESEHQVVAEERRLWDNRPTSTLWEQFEAIANLVHPHRNPTIGWSDDVANYTVEKVREWYQRYYNPANAVLVIAGDIRPAEVRAKVERYFGKVKGRPVKRADYYNIEPEPAGERRVTIRKRVSVPTLLIGFPTPGIRDSLYIIGDVIASILGAGRNSRLYRALVLDSALATSVSAWNSVEKDPGLMYFMITPKSETLIPRIERIVYQELERIKNEPVTERELTRVKNRVIADYIFERDDVSGIAYLLATSHITTGNWRTFINQIAQVEQATPEQIMRFAEKYLTENRRIVGILVPEKKEPK